The genome window GGGTACGTAGGCTTGTTTATACACGGTGGTAAGCGGGAATACGTGCTGCTTGGCCGTGAACTTGCCCCCGTGCAGAGCATTGGAGTAAAGCGGATGATGCCCAGCTACCACAACGCGCTGGTGGCGGTTTTCCTCCAGCAAGCGGCGCAGCTCCCGGAAGGGCGCCTTCGAGTCGGCGGCTGGCCGGGGCCCGCGCTGCACCCACCACTGCGTGTTCAGGACAATGAGCAGTAAGTTGTCAGTTAGTTGCAGGGTTACGGGTCCGGGGTGCCCATCTAGCGGTAGATAATGGGCCCTGGGCAGCTGCTCCCGCACGTAGGCTTCCTGCCGGCGCAGGTATTCCCAGCCATCGGGGCGGCCCTTGTTCCAGTCGTGGTTACCGCTAAGCAGAACGACCTGGCCCGGAAAGCGACCCAGCGCCTCCAACAGTGTATGGAAGCGCGCTTCGGCCGCAGCGCGCCCAGGGTGCTCGGGTGCGGGCAAACCCGTCGGGTACACATTGTCGCCGAGGATGATAACCGTGCCGTTAGGACCGGTTTCTTGCTGCCAGCTCGTTAGCAAGTTCAGAATCGGGTCCGTGCCGTCGGTGGCCACCGCCCCGGGGTCGCCGAGCAAGGCCACCCGGTGCAGGGGCTGCTCCGCGGGCACCGGCTGCTGGGCCCAGTTGTTGTGGGCCGGCGCCACATAGGGGCGTCGTCGGTACTGCCGCTCCTGGTAGAAGCGGTACAGCAGCCACCCCATTAGCAAGAGGGTAGCGGTGATAAGTGAATACAGAAGTAGAGAGGAAAGTGGCACGGGCAAACAGAACTATTCCTGGCTATACGGATGGCTCCTGTTCGGGGCGAAACAAGAAAGGAGGATGCTGCAGGAATTATAATCAGTGATGAATCAAGGGCTTAGAAGGAGGGAGGCGTGAGATTTTTGAAGTGACCATTTAACCGAACTCGCTCCTTCAGCCGCTCCGTTTCCTGCAGCACCGGCAAAATGTGCAGCAGATGTTCAAATACTCGTTGCTGGCGTTCGGCTTCGGTGGCGGCCTCTAGCAGCTCGTACTCTTGTTCCGTGCTAAGGCCCAGGTTGTGGGCAATGTCATACACCCGAAAATCAGTGGGTAAGTCCAGGAACAGCCGCCGCAGGCCCAGAATCTCGTAGAGCTGCTGAATCAGGGCCCGGGTCCGTTCGTGCAGGTCCGGGTCGGGTGTGTTGTCATCGGGCAGATCGGCAACGGTTGCCCCCGCGTAGAGCTTGCCCGGTAGCTGCCGAAAGAACTCCTCCACGCGGACCAGCCCAACGGCTTGGGTCTTGATGTCCATTTCGCCCGAAGGGTAGGTTTTAGCCACACTCACCAGCCGCATTTCCGTAGTGAAAGTGCTGACGCTATTATTGAGGTAGGGCGGAATGCCAAAGGTGATACCCTCCGCCACGCAGTCGTGCACGAGCTGGCGGTAGCGGGGCTCAAAAATGTGGAGGTTAAGCTTTTCCCCCGGAAACACCACGAGGTTTAGCGGAAACAGGGCGAGGGTACGAGTCATACTTCTTCAACCGAAAAGGACGTGAAATGTCAGCGCAAACCGTCGGCTAACCGTGCCTACGCCCTAAAATCTGCTACTTTTGCTTCGAGGCCCAGGCCTTCAGATTTCACTTTACGTTAGTTGCTGATTTCGTGACGAATTACAGGCAAGCGGCCCGCCGGGCCGGGCGCATCGCCCTTCAGGTACTCGCTGCTCTCTTCCTGACGTCGGTGGCTTGGGTGCTGGTGTACCGTTGGGTAAGCCCGCCGGCTACCTGGCTGATGCTGGACCGCCGCGCCCATGCGCCCGTAGGATTAGGCTACCACGGCATCCGGGAAGACGACCGGCGCATCGACTACGACTTCAAAACCCTGGATGAAGTGTCGCCCCATTTGCCTTTGGCCCTGGTGGCGGCCGAAGACCAGCGCTTCCTGATTCACCACGGCTTCGATGGCGACGCCCTCCTAAAGGCAGCTAAATCGAACCTCAATGGAGGGAAACAACTCCGCGGCGGTAGTACTATCTCGCAGCAAGTAGCCAAAAACGTGTTCCTGTGGTCGGGCCGTAGCTACGTGCGCAAGGCAGCCGAAGCCTACTTCACTTTGCTGATTGAGCTCCTTTGGAACAAGCGTCGGATCATGGAAATGTACATGAACGTGGCGGAAATGGGCGACTGCATCTTTGGGGCAGAAGCCGCTTCACAACAGTATTTTCATAAGTCGGCCAAGAAGCTTACGCCGGCGGAAGCGGCGTTACT of Hymenobacter sublimis contains these proteins:
- a CDS encoding metallophosphoesterase; translated protein: MGWLLYRFYQERQYRRRPYVAPAHNNWAQQPVPAEQPLHRVALLGDPGAVATDGTDPILNLLTSWQQETGPNGTVIILGDNVYPTGLPAPEHPGRAAAEARFHTLLEALGRFPGQVVLLSGNHDWNKGRPDGWEYLRRQEAYVREQLPRAHYLPLDGHPGPVTLQLTDNLLLIVLNTQWWVQRGPRPAADSKAPFRELRRLLEENRHQRVVVAGHHPLYSNALHGGKFTAKQHVFPLTTVYKQAYVPLPLVGSLLPLYRKVVGAAEDMAHPRYRKMRRRLLRVLHDFPGVIYAAGHDHNLQYFQYKGGHYLVSGSGSKTAFVQKGGRATFVHEHKGFFSLEVYSQGETWLRTLEPGNEEVFRLQLHSALPSSPVVTPQAAALKPSTPAA
- a CDS encoding LON peptidase substrate-binding domain-containing protein, which gives rise to MTRTLALFPLNLVVFPGEKLNLHIFEPRYRQLVHDCVAEGITFGIPPYLNNSVSTFTTEMRLVSVAKTYPSGEMDIKTQAVGLVRVEEFFRQLPGKLYAGATVADLPDDNTPDPDLHERTRALIQQLYEILGLRRLFLDLPTDFRVYDIAHNLGLSTEQEYELLEAATEAERQQRVFEHLLHILPVLQETERLKERVRLNGHFKNLTPPSF
- the mtgA gene encoding monofunctional biosynthetic peptidoglycan transglycosylase — protein: MTNYRQAARRAGRIALQVLAALFLTSVAWVLVYRWVSPPATWLMLDRRAHAPVGLGYHGIREDDRRIDYDFKTLDEVSPHLPLALVAAEDQRFLIHHGFDGDALLKAAKSNLNGGKQLRGGSTISQQVAKNVFLWSGRSYVRKAAEAYFTLLIELLWNKRRIMEMYMNVAEMGDCIFGAEAASQQYFHKSAKKLTPAEAALLAGVLPNPLRFRAAHPGPQARAKQKRVMRNMRRLGGTTYVRTLMDK